A single Anopheles funestus chromosome 2RL, idAnoFuneDA-416_04, whole genome shotgun sequence DNA region contains:
- the LOC125762753 gene encoding transmembrane protein 216-like, whose protein sequence is MGNPSLTYEILLYLNSFYFGMFATCELGMLTLKAVNLKYPDHILLREACILVALCLVETIRIILGRRGSLSDHGWHVILSVFLTIPCGMGVGYLLFYQLHRLRLEYILCALMLSLQAAELLFAILFVFTLCRPPSYD, encoded by the exons ATGGGAAACCCAAGCCTAACCTACGAGATTTTACTCTATCTCAATTCGTTTTACTTTGGCATGTTCGCTACCTGTGAACTAGGAATGCTCACTCTGAAGGCAGTCAATTTGAAGTATCCGGATCATATTCTGCTTCGGGAGGCGTGCATCCTGGTAGCATTGTGCTTGGTTGAAACGATCCGAATCATCCTGGGCAGACGGGGTAGCCTTAGTGACCACG GTTGGCATGTGATCCTGTCCGTATTTCTTACAATTCCTTGCGGGATGGGCGTAGGATATCTTCTCTTTTACCAGCTGCACAGACTACGCCTGGAGTACATCCTATGTGCCTTAATGTTATCACTACAGGCAGCAGAACTGCTCTTTGCAATACTGTTCGTATTCACGCTGTGTCGGCCGCCTTCCTACGATTAA
- the LOC125762705 gene encoding hrp65 protein-like isoform X2, producing MDVAVKQEVNGSPLPQRPQQQQHGGAPGPMHGNNQPGPDQHGPGGPANKNMNKNNRNNSKNRLSMPIRNRGPGGVGGIGGGGGGGSGSGGNVNNGGPGNNRPGNNGGNPQQMGGEDFGPNQHQNRGGMNRGNNRGGNDMDNNFGDRRRGGGEAYFISEKLRLLAGPLLEIPPIEVHDAKFSGRNRLYVGNLTTDVTEEELVEMFKPFGEINEVFMNKEKNYAFVRVDYLSNAEEAKRSLDGTSRKNRVLRVRFAPNATAIRVKNLTPYVTNELLYKSFEVFGPLERAVVQVDERGKPTGEGIVEFKNKPGALAAIRFCTEKCYFLTTSLRPVIVEPYTYQDDNDGLPEKSLNKKQSEFLKARQQGPRFAEHGSFEFEYGQRWKHMHELFKQKAESLKREMIMEEEKLEAQMEYARFEQETEQLREQLRQREMDRDRQKAEWEMKERQVQEARQRNDIQMKTDIEEMTNRIKRSDEELHRRQKENTMFMQNRQMMEQQQMNDMGMGSGGDAGGGIDNRRNFDMMNQGGGNGGNFGNMFEQEYLTELLNIIHIGAKNGANVQRWSTKSMKQTNNSGSKKNNRSQKYFASKNC from the exons ATGGATGTGGCTGTAAAGCAGGAAGTAAATGGTTCGCCATTACCTCAGCGTcctcagcagcaacaacatggTGGTGCTCCGGGACCAATGCACGGTAATAACCAGCCTGGTCCCGATCAGCATGGACCTGGTGGACCGGCTAACAAGaatatgaacaaaaataaTCGCAATAATAGTAAGAACCGACTCAGTATGCCAATCCGTAATCGTGGGCCGGGCGGAGTTGGTGGTattggcggtggtggtggtggtggcagcggcagtggtgGTAATGTGAACAACGGAGGTCCGGGAAACAATCGTCCCGGCAATAATGGTGGAAATCCTCAGCAAATGGGCGGAGAAGATTTTGGTCCTAACCAACATCAAAACCGCGGAGGCATGAATCGTGGCAACAATCGCGGTGGAAACGAT ATGGATAACAACTTCGGCGATCGTcgtcgtggtggtggtgaggCATATTTCATCAGTGAGAAACTTCGTTTGCTCGCCGGTCCTTTGCTTGAAATCCCTCCTATTGAGGTACATGACGCAAAATTTTCCGGTCGTAATCGGTTGTACGTCGGTAATTTGACAACGGATGTAACGGAAGAAGAGCTTGTGGAAATGTTCAAACCGTTTGGCGAAATTAATGAGGTGTTCATGAATAAGGAGAAAAACTACGCCTTCGTGCGTGTAGATTATCTCTCCAATGCTGAAGAAGCAAAGCGAAGCCTTGACGGCACCTCGCGTAAGAATCGTGTGCTGCGCGTTCGATTCGCTCCGAATGCAACCGCAATTCGTGTGAAAAATTTGACACCATATGTAACGAATGAGCTGTTGTACAAATCGTTCGAGGTGTTTGGACCACTGGAACGAGCAGTCGTTCAGGTTGATGAGCGTGGTAAGCCGACCGGAGAGGGTATTGTGGAGTTTAAGAACAAACCCGGTGCTTTGGCAGCTATACGATTCTGTACAGAGAAATGCTACTTCCTCACGACGTCTTTGCGTCCAGTCATTGTGGAACCGTACACATATCAGGACGACAATGATGGTCTGCCGGAAAAATCTCTCAACAAGAAGCAGAGCGAATTTTTGAAAGCACGCCAGCAGGGACCGCGCTTTGCCGAGCACGGCTCGTTCGAGTTTGAGTATGGACAACGCTGGAAACACATGCACGAGTTGTTTAAGCAGAAGGCCGAATCACTAAAGCGTGAGATGAtcatggaagaagaaaagctaGAGGCACAGATGGAGTACGCTCGATTCGAGCAGGAAACCGAACAGTTGCGAGAGC AGCTACGTCAACGCGAAATGGATCGCGATCGGCAGAAAGCCGAATGGGAAATGAAGGAACGTCAAGTGCAGGAAGCGCGACAGCGCAATGATATCCAGATGAAAACCGATATTGAAGAAATGACTAACAGAATCAAACGATCGGATGAAGAATTACATCGCagacaaaaggaaaacaccaTGTTCATGCAG AATCGTCAGATGATGGAACAGCAGCAAATGAACGACATGGGCATGGGAAGTGGAGGTGATGCCGGTGGTGGCATCGATAATCGCCGTAACTTCGACATGATGAACCAAGGAGGCGGTAATGGTGGTAACTTCGGCAATATG